gttatgtgtagaccttatgcTCAACCATTTCAAAATTCCATCTAGTtgatgctgcatctgtctgtcctgaacatgtatttctaattactctttattctccaattttaacattaaattatgatgctgcctatcctgcagggttaggcgaacttggtgtagaccttttactatggtgtttacatttacctgcttttgtctgccctgttcctgcagagtttagtttagctatgtgtggcctttagataacagatttttctgttttaatggTAGTTTCAGTAGTTATCCTTAATTGTTTGGCCCTTTGATTTGTATAACTTCTACTGTTGCGTTACTATTTTACTGCTACTGTCTCGCCTAATGCTGCCAAGTAATGTGTCTGAAATATACTAAATTATTAAAATCtaactgtggatttttttttttcaagatcatgcaaaggagaaccagcatggaccacttattagcccttgtaatatgacaagtattgagtattattattttcataaaatggtgttcatgtttaatatttgcgaatgtgcactattcatcgtatattgtcaagaatttgattggaatatagatagaataaaaatgttttcgtttaatacattcatgcggttttacgcttcattcaccaaaataatttattttgttttattttatttaaaaatttttaattttgctttaattgggttgttggcgtccatgttgtggttcttactttagcaaggtggggaccgcatgtgggcttccattttcaaaaggttttgtgcacttaacattgtacaagactgattgataaacctaatgaaagttttttgttttatttattattttaatacggacttaggttctaacatggtgttgtcggttgtcctggaaaggatgcctggcttccgtgttgacctctctacatggttgggtgttactggcgttatactcatccgtgtggtaatccggttttggtaatggagcgttattgccacatgtatatatagatatatacatttaaatgtaatcttacttcttgacaattatataatgattattttcacatgctagtgtaatataataatagactttaatctttcaaaattacctgctgacagaataataatcttgaagccatgtcaccattttgtgagtgattctactcattgcatcacatgttgatgtcttttttgaggaagctatgctccaacatgtccagtttaacaaacggacactatatcagaatcatgctagttatttctttttttttcagacacatttgatgtttcaaattttttaaaataatcgaACTAATATAACTGAAGACAATTTTACTATGCAATATTGTATTATTGAGGTTGAAATTTGGATCACAGTATGGATAATTTGatactttttttaatataaagatactttttcaaaagtataaatttattttttgttaaaatttggttgatactctatatatatttattatacattttgaatgtagatttgtattttgtaatctaaagctttgttcaataatacatttgaaaggtaatagtgtgttcacacaaaggttaattaatgtgcgttaaacaataattttctattataaattacggtcttttttttttcaaagtaaagAAAACTTTAATTTTGTGCTCTAAAGTTTTCAGAGCAGCCATTTACAATGAACCAAAATAAGTAAATTTCCTAACGGCAAATTACTACCTTAAATACTGGAGTGCGATAAACAAAATTCTCATTTTTACAAACATACAACATATTGTTTCATGTAAAACTGAATCTGTAAGAATGTCTCATCTGCTTAACCACGTCCGACTAGCCCCAATCTTCGTCCTCCTCCGCTGCCGCCCGCGCTGCAGGTTGTGAAATGCCAGCATTGCTGTAACCGTTGTCCTCCTGGAAGTCACCTCTCTTCCTGCTATCCACTGAAGCAAATTTGCTTGGCTGTGAACTAAAGGTTGGCATGCCATGGGCACTGAACGCCATCTCTTCAAGCCAAGCAGgtactgtcacgaactatggatccgattgctccggatcccacagctgtgacctagtggtctgtgacggagtctgcgcacacacagagacctcacgtgaccggggtatatcttaaaggacaggatgagctgggcctggtatagcctttatgaccttttatagccggcatcacagagtagtggtaataaaagtgtccatctatatcataggtgacccaggcttcaggcttcaggaagatgagagttcacagtttttttacatatgccagaagcatataagatggctacccagaggaattatgtatgtatgccggcacaaggTACCTCCTGGTGAGCATCGGTTAAAACTTTCACTAGTCCACGGACAATTTTTTGCTCGTCATCACCAatcttattaaaaaaagaaatggctttTCCAGTGTTGCCGCAGCGTCCGGttcggccgatcctgtgaacatatTCGTCAACATCGCCAGGGATGTCAAAATTTATCACATGAAGGACGTTCTCGATATCTAATCCTCTGGCAGCAACAGACGTGGCAACAATCACAGGACACTGTCCAGAGCGGAAGTCGCCCAGAGCTTTCTCCCGCTCTCTTTGCTCTCTGTCCCCGTGAATGCTTGTGCAGGGgattttttcttgacaaagaaatgTTGCAATTAAATCCGCCATCTTTTTGGTTTTCACAAAAACCATCGTGCGCTCATGGCCTATGAGTTGTAAAAGTTCCAGCAGTTTagcctgtgacgaactgcgaccgccgcggccacaatacgtcacgaaaccgtaacagattctaggtctttgttataaagggtccaagaatcaaggcggggaattgagagtccgcctgctgggcaggctgtatccctgagatgaatgccagtcctgaaatatggtatgtgccatatctcgggatgtctccgctgtacacaagtaacaagcacacattcacattccccacaaaatatggagtccagggataccaaatatgactattataactggttctctgatggggtaacaccataactttatctgggcatctcctagagttatATTTGCCATATGTacatgtccagtgaattctgagtgacacgatgatgtaatttttacgtccgtaagatgcatggtctcacttaaaaaggtaaaaatcatatctcagattcatgtgtcaatctaggaaccttggtgccggcctgtctgaatcAAGCTATCTTACCAACCCCTTATGGCAGCAACACCAAATGTttccccccaggtgtagtcttcacacctagctgtgatatctctgcagaaaggaaGTTCTTTTGACAACCTAAGAaaaccagctgtaattgcgttatctgctgggcatctattgactgacttgaacaaaagggctatgttgttctctgggtaaacagaaggagacgctctgagtaatcaaattgtaggttctggggcctagggaaataattcatttttaatagacctactgatcaataagggagagtaatattgataatattgggaggacggttcaatattctcgcggatcatccgtgacatagCCCTCTTTCCATACTCTTCCACTTCAATTATCTGCTGTTCGACATCACTGCACGCGCCACCAACTGGTCCGACAACCacgaacagataatctggcttcaaaaTCTCTCTAGCAAGATTTTGTATGGGCGTAGGGAACGTGGCACTGAACATTAAAGTTTGCCTTTCTTCTCTTTTTGGCATTCCTTGACTTGACAACAATTTTCTTACATCTTCCATAAAACCCATGTCCAGCATACGATCAGCTTCATACAGAACAAGGTATTTCACTTGGCTCAACCCAATCTTCTCCTTGTTAATAACGTCCAGTAACCTCCCAGGTGTCGCACAAAGGATGTTGCAGCCTTGAAATATCTGGCGCAGTGAATTAGACGTTTGTGTTCCTCCATAGATTACAACTGGACGAACGACAGTTCCGTATGCAAATTTCCAAGCATCTAGGTAAATCTGATTGATCAGCTCTCTGGTAGGAGCAACAATTATGGCTTCTGGTTCCTGAAGATCTTTAAACTGActctgtcggaatatttatgctgtctccgattgacagtctatgccttcttataataatacccctcaattatatttaaaatcaatttagtacttgatttctctcagccgacaaatgtccgattaaacccaaatctggtttatcttttatctatataaatatatatatattatcaaccatactggtctagaactgaattcagttccttggagataataccgtgctttcactagtatattttcaatctccctgtattggattaattttcaggatgatgctgcaggtacaccccaatcttattccaaaacagatactatacacaaagtatggttaattgaatatatatatagatatgtattatattaattaattatcctataaaatataggtaaggttatactataccaaaatgtcagctagcagaaatcagtttcaatggttctaagatggctgcctccaatgactgaaaaggtggtcagggttggatctggtcttttgatgatgttcagagagagagctagatagctctagagatcgatcctttctgtcagcccataccatctttttatcctatcttagaaagggcttggccaagttttatcattaactagtgacctcactttataatcaatataacctccctctagtattttaccctaacactagatggcactagtattccatacaaaaatcgaaccactcacttctttctcttatctaatatactagcaataaatgttatctaaggtttcagacaaaaccttgagaagatcttgaatagacaatggcttttatacttcgtcaaccacctggtttatccttaaatcttttgaccagacctaattaaatcaagataaacagggctatctcaattcattgttcttggaagcgacagggtttgttcatgatcacctgtgtccacatttctccattcaagaaaacctcaaggaaagaaataattaatttgtgtgttacactgagagagattctaaaaatgacagaggaatatGTACCTCGTTTCTACTCTTAATactgaatatagctataaggaccatactcttatatatactatatattcagcacacctattaaaattgataatataaaatcaatctactcatacattgattcatataaaaccacaaagaaagattagagtctttctattcactaaaaatcatcagaactcaaatacattgtcttatctaggcaattacatttcattagaccttgggacatctccttctcacaaaaacagacttaggtaaacactttggtacatatcgtaaaccttaggttagcaatttcagagtaaaaaaaaattcactctgccttttaaaataagacaaaaatggttgtcccttaggctcatgtccatgctcttatataggccttataattatggactttattcatacccaatagttctgacaactcGCTGCAACCCCACTTTTCATCATACGAGCCAAGATGGGCAACGGTCTTTTTTTTTTGATAAATGATTtattgtacaatgttatattggccttttcaataaaatataataataatgaactgttataattttttgatctagatagtttattttattaggaCAACATTGTATATGTAAGCGATGAATACACATGCTGTACTTGGgggttcaatctgtttttttatacttttataatcggTCTTCCACATCCCCATCTGTTAAAAAATTTTGTCTGCTGAAATATAATAACTTGACACTCTCTAGTACTGCTTAGTTATGCCAAACTTTGTGTAGTAATTAGAATACTACTTTAACTTACCTactgcatgctgatcttggcctgatacttcagaattctgtgtagtcattatactccaccgttagcaTTGACTTCTTCTATTGTCCTGATCattgagagttatgtgtaggccgtataatccactgttaatatctagctactgtggattctgctgctgtctgttctgatcatggcgagttagcattcagccttttgagaatacacattacccgctgcagcctgtcctgctgagttaggatgagattatactcgaccgttaatatctaccagctgcagatgctgtctgtcatgatcatACAGAGTTATGTCAAGCTAGTTGTTTGTCCTTTGTAGCTATGTGAAGTCCTTATACAACACCATCAGCTGTCCTGATAAAGTTGATTTTTCAATTTACTAATCAACCTACAATGTTAACTTTACCAACGGCTGCTGTCCAGATGAAGCTGACTTGTATGCCTCAGAATATAACGTTAGCtataactgctgctgctgtcctgatcaagttgatttgttatgtatatacctcataataaaacactataaatacctgctgctcctgctgctgtacatttaaaggtgacttgtagccctcagaatactatagctctacctgctgctgctgctgtcttgatcaagttgatttgttatgtatatgcctcataatacaacactacctgctgctgctgtcatgaaaaaacgtatttatgtgtaggccttatactacactattaagatgtacctactgctgttgtctgtccgaaccctgctgactttcaacgtggactaaaggctcctttactgataagtctgcagttaaaattatacaaaaacataaccttatagaaaaaaaagtatggaatcaatataacttaagaaaacttttttaataacaaaaatattagaatAAAATTAAGGGAACTTTTGCAGTTCTTCCTGCAGGCTTGCGAGCTCCTTCAGGTCCTCCCCATATTGGCATTCAAATTCCTGCAGCATTCTTTGGGATTTTTGAATGAGGGCTCTTAATTGCCTGATTTTCCCATGCCTCTTTTGCATTAGAGCAATTTTAGCAGAAATTTTCTTGATTACTGTTATGAAAACACAAGAGATAAATATATCAATTAACAATAAGTCATTTATTGAATTTTGTGTAGTATGTAGTTAAGTGCAGATAATTTGAGTGTCATTTTTAAAGTATACCATAATAAATgtagttatatattagattatttagtgacattttagtagttttaaattaaatttgttgtgttatataatattagtttatgtagattaaagagttattgtgcatgtctgttgtttgatattactgtggtttttgttgtcccattattattgttacttttatgatcttcatcacctgctatataattgtagggtgcagtgtttcatgactttcaaaattgctccgtactatttttgtgccaaatataaaatatttgccctggggacaaaatggctcattaaccgtggtctaatagctgatctactagtccagagcagcta
The sequence above is a segment of the Bufo gargarizans isolate SCDJY-AF-19 chromosome 6, ASM1485885v1, whole genome shotgun sequence genome. Coding sequences within it:
- the LOC122942069 gene encoding probable ATP-dependent RNA helicase DDX4; this encodes MVLIAIFSIKSRNESQFKDLQEPEAIIVAPTRELINQIYLDAWKFAYGTVVRPVVIYGGTQTSNSLRQIFQGCNILCATPGRLLDVINKEKIGLSQVKYLVLYEADRMLDMGFMEDVRKLLSSQGMPKREERQTLMFSATFPTPIQNLAREILKPDYLFVVVGPVGGACSDVEQQIIEVEEYGKRAKLLELLQLIGHERTMVFVKTKKMADLIATFLCQEKIPCTSIHGDREQREREKALGDFRSGQCPVIVATSVAARGLDIENVLHVINFDIPGDVDEYVHRIGRTGRCGNTGKAISFFNKIGDDEQKIVRGLVKVLTDAHQEVPAWLEEMAFSAHGMPTFSSQPSKFASVDSRKRGDFQEDNGYSNAGISQPAARAAAEEDEDWG